A genomic window from Prunus persica cultivar Lovell chromosome G2, Prunus_persica_NCBIv2, whole genome shotgun sequence includes:
- the LOC18787199 gene encoding RGG repeats nuclear RNA binding protein A — translation MATMNPFDLLGDDDAEDPSQLLAAQQQKLAAAPKKALPAQNKSGAQGQETKPAKLPSKPAPPAQAVREARNEAGGGRGGGRGRGYGYSRGRGGGGYNRESPNNENTFTNSGAPAGQGAFEDGDGNQSERRGYGGPRGPYRGGRRGGFGNGEVSDGERPRRVFERRSGTGRGSEIKREGSGRGNWGSETDELSQVIEEVANVTERNLGDEKPVGEVDAADGNKETPANEPEEKEPEDKEMTLEEYEKVLEEKRKALQALKTSEERKVDTKEFASLQQLSNKKGNDDIFIKLGSDKDKKKEAAEKEEKSKKSVSINEFLKPAEGERFYNPGGRGRGRGRGPRGGFSNNYSHGSAAAPSIEDPGQFPTLGAK, via the exons ATGGCGACCATGAACCCATTTGATTTGTTGGGTGACGATGATGCCGAGGACCCGTCGCAGCTACTCGCAGCCCAGCAACAGAAACTGGCTGCGGCACCCAAGAAGGCTCTTCCGGCTCAGAACAAGTCGGGGGCTCAGGGTCAAGAGACCAAGCCGGCTAAGCTGCCTTCCAAGCCTGCACCTCCTGCTCAGGCTG TGAGGGAAGCAAGGAATGAAGCTGGTGGAGGTCGTGGAGGTGGACGTGGACGTGGATATGGATATAGCCGTGGACGCGGTGGTGGTGGGTACAATCGTGAATCACCCAATAATGAAAACACATTCACCAACAGTGGAGCACCTGCCGGCCAAGGTGCTTTTGAAGATGGTGATGGAAATCAGTCTGAAAGGCGTGGCTATGGTGGACCTCGTGGCCCTTACCGTGGTGGTCGCCGCGGTGGTTTCGGAAATGGGGAAGTCAGTGACGGGGAACGCCCTCGCAGGGTATTTGAACGTCGTAGCGGAACTGGGCGCGg AAGTGAAATCAAACGTGAGGGTTCTGGTCGTGGCAACTGGGGATCAGAAACAGATGAACTTTCACA GGTGATCGAAGAAGTTGCCAATGTAACTGAAAGGAATTTGGGTGATGAGAAGCCTGTGGGAGAGGTAGATGCAGCAGATGGAAACAAGGAGACACCTGCTAATGAACCGGAAGAAAAGGAACCTGAGGATAAG GAAATGACTCTTGAAGAGTATGAGAAGGTGCTcgaagagaagaggaaagccCTGCAGGCACTTAAGACTTCTGAGGAAAGAAAGGTTGACACTAAGGAATTTGCATCTTTGCAACAGCTATCAAACAAGAAGGGCAATGATGATATCTTCATTAAATTG GGCTCTGACAAGGATAAGAAGAAAGAGGCTGctgagaaggaagaaaagtcCAAAAAG TCTGTCAGCATCAATGAGTTCTTAAAGCCTGCTGAAGGAGAAAGGTTCTACAACCCAGGTGGGCGTGGCCGAGGGCGTGGTCGTGGTCCCAGGGGAGGGTTTAGCAACAACTACTCTCACGGCAGCGCTGCAGCACCATCCATTGAAGATCCTGGGCAGTTCCCAACCTTGGGGGCCAAGTGA
- the LOC109947078 gene encoding uncharacterized protein LOC109947078: MASNKESMIKRGFQSSKPRMRVMKRPEIFHFRIPEPEEYDLMDEDESASGFESCSEVKLCSPCDASSSPMEGSNTGPQYDPFESDSSALQSIRGSSSTHESDDSSSTHHQDDDDEQESQELDEINSPQSEFGPSYSSLSYATSPEPLSPPRCASYFDCNLCLKMAREPAVNSCGHLFCGICFQIGCRSSASTIRSALIVRVRCLPPPSL; this comes from the coding sequence ATGGCTTCCAACAAGGAAAGTATGATCAAGCGTGGGTTTCAAAGCAGCAAGCCAAGGATGCGAGTTATGAAGCGCCCTGAGATTTTCCACTTCAGAATCCCAGAACCAGAAGAATATGATCTCATGGATGAAGATGAATCTGCTTCTGGTTTTGAATCTTGTTCTGAAGTTAAGCTTTGCAGTCCTTGTgatgcttcttcttctcccatGGAAGGCAGCAACACTGGTCCTCAGTATGACCCTTTTGAGTCTGATAGCTCTGCTCTTCAATCAATTCGTGGTTCATCTTCTACCCATGAAAGTGATGATTCAAGCTCTACCCATCatcaagatgatgatgatgaacaaGAAAGCCAGGAACTTGATGAGATCAACAGCCCACAGAGCGAGTTCGGTCCATCATATTCTTCACTCTCCTACGCTACTTCTCCAGAGCCATTGTCTCCACCAAGATGTGCTTCCTATTTCGACTGCAATTTGTGCTTGAAAATGGCAAGAGAGCCGGCGGTGAATTCATGTGGCCATTTGTTTTGTGGGATTTGTTTCCAAATTGGTTGCAGATCTTCTGCCTCGACCATCCGGAGTGCCCTCATTGTAAGAGTGAGGTGTCTCCCTCCTCCATCACTCTGA
- the LOC18784767 gene encoding UPF0565 protein C2orf69 homolog — protein MDRWRGVLKVPLNPSASSCYRVAASLCLSRTSKTLTVPSANAIFFNGDRVSGTGNPVIERLSDIQNIAEILVSKIGDSTNAWVIDASVFNGPFAVYHDFVPSANQWGEPKSYCPVGSPAFGSIISLLSSCLQQVKNDIARGKELLKPGISASHFDLPKTLFFGFSKGGTVLNQLVTELGFSDVKPSGDPPILEEKEIGVEDEIHIIPRTKQSLLNSIREIHYVDVGLNSPGAYITDHSMIEKIPKCLMQGARGISFVLHGTPRQWCDSRRPWIRKEKDKLVHLLESESQRSGGKLQVFEKFYFADRPPDLQMHFEVIDKLDLS, from the exons ATGGACCGCTGGCGTGGAGTTCTAAAGGTCCCATTGAACCCTAGTGCCAGTTCCTGCTACCGAGTTGCAGCATCTCTTTGCCTTTCACGTACTTCCAAAACACTAACT GTTCCTTCAGCAAATGCTATCTTTTTCAATGGAGATCGAGTATCAGGCACTGGGAATCCAGTGATTGAGAGGCTATCTGACATACAAAATATAGCTGAAATACTGGTCTCGAAGATTGGTGATTCAACCAATGCTTGGGTTATTGATGCTTCTGTTTTCAATGGGCCTTTTGCTGTGTATCATGACTTTGTCCCATCGGCTAATCAATGGGGAGAGCCGAAGTCATACTGCCCTGTTGGATCTCCAGCTTTTGGGTCAATTATTTCGCTCTTATCAAGTTGCCTTCAACAG GTCAAGAATGACATTGCGCGAGGGAAAGAATTGCTTAAACCAGGAATATCCGCATCACATTTTGATCTACCTAAAACATTATTCTTTGGATTCAGCAAGGGTGGCACTGTACTTAACCAGCTAGTTACTGAGCTTGGCTTCTCAGATGTTAAACCCTCTGGAGATCCACCAATCTTGGAGGAAAAGGAAATTGGTGTCGAAGACGAGATTCATATCATACCTAGAACAAAACAAAGCCTGTTAAACAGCATCAGAGAAATTCATTACGTGGATGTTGGATTAAATTCCCCTGGTGCATATATCACTGACCATAGCATGATTGAGAAAATCCCCAAATGCCTAATGCAAGGGGCTAGAGGAATCAGTTTTGTCCTTCATGGAACTCCCAGGCAATGGTGTGACAGCAGACGACCTTGGATAcgcaaagaaaaagacaaattgGTTCATCTGCTGGAGTCCGAATCTCAGAGAAGTGGAGGAAAATTACAGGTGTttgagaaattttattttgctgATAGGCCCCCGGATTTGCAGATGCATTTTGAAGTAATTGATAAATTGGATTTGAGTTAA